The following DNA comes from Actinomycetota bacterium.
TTCGCGATCTCGGGCGAGTACCTCATGCCCACCGCCCGGCCGCTGGCCAGCCGGTGGGTCAACGTGGTCCCGGACCTTCCAGGCTACGGGCGCAGTGAGCGCCACGACCGCGTCCTGGACATTCCCGCCTTGGCCGAGGCCCTGCTGGATGTACTCGATGCTCTCGACATCGACAAGGCCGTCCTCCTCGGGAACTCCATGGGCTGTCCGATCGGCCTCGAAGTGGCACACGCGGCGCCCGACCGGGTGCACCGGCTCGTCCTCGTCTCGCCCGCAGGGGGCGTTCACAACCAGCCCCTGGTTCGTGCGCTCGGCCAGCTGGCGAGGGACGGGCTTCGTGAGAGCCCGAGGATGATCCCCGTCGCGTTGCCGGACTACATGAGGTTCGGCCCGCTGAACGGGCTGCGCCTCTTCCGCGAGCTGACCCTCTTCCCCTCGCTCGAGCGCCTGACGCACACCCCCGTGCCGACCCTGGCCGTCCTGGGTGGCCGCGACCCCCTCCTTCCGTCACCGGCCCGGGTCCGCGAGGTCGCTCGACTAGCTCCGGAGCACCTGGAGGTGGTGCTCGTCGAGAAGGCCGCGCACGCGGTCAACTTCAGCCACCCCGAGGAACTGGCGGGCGCGATCGAGCTGTGGCTGGACGATGGGCTG
Coding sequences within:
- a CDS encoding alpha/beta hydrolase, giving the protein MTERLQIRGKAVHCRRSTGGIGVPIVHVHGFAISGEYLMPTARPLASRWVNVVPDLPGYGRSERHDRVLDIPALAEALLDVLDALDIDKAVLLGNSMGCPIGLEVAHAAPDRVHRLVLVSPAGGVHNQPLVRALGQLARDGLRESPRMIPVALPDYMRFGPLNGLRLFRELTLFPSLERLTHTPVPTLAVLGGRDPLLPSPARVREVARLAPEHLEVVLVEKAAHAVNFSHPEELAGAIELWLDDGLAESVGLPDGVRLLSLGGRDAG